A window from Sinanaerobacter sp. ZZT-01 encodes these proteins:
- the rpoZ gene encoding DNA-directed RNA polymerase subunit omega, whose amino-acid sequence MLYPSINEIKKKADSRYTLVVMAAKRARDLIDGKPKLTQIEVEKPVSIAANEIAEDLITYNRDK is encoded by the coding sequence ATGCTTTATCCATCAATTAATGAAATTAAGAAAAAGGCGGATAGCCGTTATACTTTGGTAGTCATGGCCGCAAAGCGTGCGCGTGATCTGATTGACGGAAAACCAAAGTTGACCCAGATCGAAGTAGAAAAGCCGGTATCAATTGCTGCAAATGAAATAGCAGAGGATTTGATTACCTATAACAGAGATAAATAG
- a CDS encoding amino acid ABC transporter substrate-binding protein, whose amino-acid sequence MKRWSWILVLVLLIGVFATGCGKKGNSNEVTVDDTSLTDVQAKGTLVIGCDDEFPPMGFRNESGEVTGFDIELAKLVAEKLDVEAVVQPIDWKTKEMSLESNKIDVIWNGYTIDKERNGKVEYTKPYLNNQQVIVVKADSKINTKADLADKIVGVQANSSGLKAIKKDKEFESTLAELKEYDTYPQALLDLTGRTDAVVIDKILIGYVMTQEPDTYRILDETMGDEYYGIGCRKSGVALRVAIDDALDELMNDGSIEALSTKWFGSNIVIRDVEKLTDEDLVE is encoded by the coding sequence ATGAAAAGATGGAGTTGGATATTGGTATTAGTGTTGCTTATTGGTGTGTTTGCAACTGGATGTGGTAAGAAAGGAAATTCCAATGAAGTAACGGTTGATGATACATCTTTGACAGATGTTCAAGCAAAAGGAACTTTGGTAATTGGATGTGATGATGAATTTCCACCGATGGGCTTTCGTAATGAAAGTGGCGAAGTAACTGGATTTGATATTGAATTAGCCAAACTTGTAGCCGAAAAATTGGATGTAGAAGCAGTTGTACAACCGATCGACTGGAAGACAAAGGAAATGTCATTGGAATCAAATAAAATTGATGTGATTTGGAATGGGTATACTATTGACAAGGAGCGGAATGGTAAAGTAGAGTATACTAAGCCGTACTTAAATAATCAGCAGGTGATTGTTGTAAAAGCAGATTCTAAAATCAATACAAAAGCAGATTTAGCTGATAAAATCGTGGGCGTTCAAGCAAACAGTTCTGGATTAAAGGCGATTAAAAAAGATAAAGAATTCGAAAGTACTTTAGCAGAATTAAAAGAGTATGATACTTATCCGCAGGCACTTTTGGACTTAACAGGAAGAACGGACGCCGTTGTAATTGATAAGATTTTAATCGGTTATGTCATGACGCAGGAACCAGATACTTACCGTATTTTAGATGAAACAATGGGTGATGAATACTATGGAATTGGATGCCGTAAGAGCGGTGTTGCTTTACGTGTAGCAATTGATGATGCACTGGATGAATTGATGAATGACGGAAGCATTGAAGCCCTTTCCACTAAATGGTTTGGATCAAACATTGTAATTCGTGACGTTGAGAAGTTAACAGATGAAGATTTAGTAGAATAA